From Polynucleobacter sp. AP-Sving-400A-A2:
AAAGTATTTAGTGTTATCAATAACGAGTGATGTGCCAGTAGTTTGCCCACACTGACTTGTGCCTCCACCACGCGGTAGAACTGGAATACCTAAGTCGGCTGCAATCTGAATTGCCGTCGCAATGTCCTCAGCTGTTTTAGGAATAAAGACAGCAACTGGCATAGCTTGGTAGATCGATGCATCGGTTGCATAGCGGCCGCGACTAGCTATATCCGTCATGACCTCGCCAGAGGTTTCTTGTTTCAGGCGTTTAGCAAGTTCTGCCTTATTGGCAACGAATTCTGGCAATGGCAAATCAACTGGCTTGTTCATGCTACAACCTTCTCTTGAGATTCTGAGTCAACTAATTGAATAACAACATCACGCTTATTCATGACGTGCTGCATCATGACTTTACGCATCCGCACGCTATCGCGAGCCTTTAATGCGTCTAACATTTCTTGATGTTCCTCGACGGCTTTTTCCCACTTGACGCCATCCTGATTAGAGCGAAAGCGAAGTGCTTCAATGCGAGCATTCACTTGGCTAAATAGTTGGCTGAGGACAGGATTGTTCGCTGCGTGATTAATGGCTTGGTGAATCTTGAGATTAAGTCGATAGTAGCTAGATAAATCTCTGCGGGCATACGAGGCCATCATTTCGTATTGGAGTGCTTCAAGTTCAATTAGTGTTTGATCACTAATATTTTGTGCTGCCAGCTCTCCTGAGAAGCCTTCTAAATTGGCAATCACATCAAAGGTGTGAATGATGTCGTCTCTGCTCAGTTGAACGGCAATGGCACCACGGTTAGCGATCAATTCAACCAGTCCATCGGCGGCCAGACGTCGAATCGCCTCACGGATAGGGGTGCGTGAAACGTTGAGCTGCTCTGCTAGCTCGCGTTCATTGAGCTTACTTCCCGGCGTAATGGCGCCCTCTACCAATAAAGCCCTGAGCTTAAGAAAAATCGCTTCATGCAAGTTTTGCGTATTTGCTGGTGTTGGGAGCATCATTTGAAATGCCTTAAATTTGTATACATAATCACTATAACGCATCTATAAGCATAAATAATGCCTTAATTAGCTTATTTTTTTGATTATTTATAAATTATTTTGCATACAAAATTGTAAATTAGCAAAAAGTG
This genomic window contains:
- a CDS encoding GntR family transcriptional regulator, coding for MMLPTPANTQNLHEAIFLKLRALLVEGAITPGSKLNERELAEQLNVSRTPIREAIRRLAADGLVELIANRGAIAVQLSRDDIIHTFDVIANLEGFSGELAAQNISDQTLIELEALQYEMMASYARRDLSSYYRLNLKIHQAINHAANNPVLSQLFSQVNARIEALRFRSNQDGVKWEKAVEEHQEMLDALKARDSVRMRKVMMQHVMNKRDVVIQLVDSESQEKVVA